A genomic segment from uncultured Alistipes sp. encodes:
- a CDS encoding InlB B-repeat-containing protein encodes MKKAICKIWLLAAIAVLASSLMISCDDDDPDRTCHVTLVCNVNPGAEGDELYFEVQAGQMLTGLPELTREGFEFAGWYTDQASANNQNASATIQFAAYDLETMPIYLDVTLYGRWVK; translated from the coding sequence ATGAAAAAGGCAATATGCAAGATATGGCTTTTGGCGGCGATTGCTGTTCTGGCCTCGTCCCTGATGATCTCCTGTGACGACGACGATCCTGATCGGACGTGTCACGTGACGCTGGTATGCAATGTCAATCCCGGCGCCGAAGGTGATGAGCTCTATTTCGAAGTGCAGGCCGGGCAGATGTTGACCGGTCTGCCCGAACTGACCCGGGAAGGTTTCGAATTTGCGGGTTGGTACACCGACCAGGCGTCGGCCAACAACCAGAATGCCTCGGCGACGATCCAGTTCGCGGCCTACGATCTCGAAACCATGCCCATTTATCTGGATGTCACGTTGTACGGACGTTGGGTAAAATAA
- a CDS encoding RagB/SusD family nutrient uptake outer membrane protein — MKKYMILLAMLAGTGLAGCEDFLTKEPLASFTDDNFWVSEANVRGFAFGYYADRFPGFGNNDSGGVMSIRQALNDDFTNINLPGFNAQPTNKGGLWGTYFSDIRKDNIFVDRVARVPFDDQETANHWMGIARFFRAFDYSLFAFSFGDVPYYDHELTITSPDLFKTQDDVTYVMDRVLEDYEYAAQNVFISDTRTGPDKQVVTRDVVDAFFSRHMLMMGTKLKYDPDTTPEQMERVAVYLQAAKDAAWRVISSGRHKLASNYQKLCSTVDISSTADVKQEMILFRVYDTGLVTHAIMSGNRETTAQAYSAPKDLIDTYLCTNGLPINPKGETNTVYQGDKSAEAQMSNRDPRLTATFRPKFYVQYEETGYAHTGFKCWKFLDEATQYETTGSQSFNITDAPIIRLGEVMLNYIEAAAELEDMGLYTVTQDDVDATINALRQRAGYASDQRLPDLKIIGGLPAVETKTYDDAERDEDVPPFIWEVRRERRVELVYEGFRLNDLKRWRKIDYTNTELYPKKNLGAYITKTSATKSLVLADISGNVISDSNELGSGYLKVSQTPRNATNGYVLDRNYWECLPIYEIDYYERNGSHLVQNPGWPQGSE; from the coding sequence ATGAAAAAGTATATGATATTGCTGGCCATGCTGGCAGGTACGGGGCTCGCGGGGTGTGAGGATTTCCTGACCAAAGAACCACTGGCGTCGTTTACCGACGACAATTTCTGGGTTTCGGAGGCCAATGTTCGGGGATTTGCCTTCGGGTATTACGCCGACCGATTCCCCGGATTCGGGAACAACGACTCGGGTGGCGTGATGTCCATCCGACAGGCGCTCAACGACGACTTTACCAATATCAACCTTCCGGGATTCAATGCCCAGCCGACCAACAAGGGCGGTTTGTGGGGAACCTATTTCTCGGATATCCGCAAGGATAACATCTTTGTCGACCGGGTGGCTCGTGTACCGTTCGACGACCAGGAGACGGCGAATCACTGGATGGGTATTGCCCGCTTCTTCCGAGCTTTCGACTATTCGCTCTTCGCCTTCTCGTTTGGCGACGTACCCTATTATGATCACGAGTTGACCATTACTTCTCCAGACCTGTTCAAGACTCAGGATGACGTGACTTATGTGATGGATCGTGTGTTGGAAGATTATGAATATGCTGCACAGAACGTATTCATCTCGGATACCCGTACCGGTCCCGACAAACAGGTCGTTACGCGTGATGTCGTCGATGCGTTCTTTTCGCGGCACATGCTGATGATGGGGACCAAGCTCAAGTACGACCCCGATACGACCCCCGAGCAGATGGAACGCGTGGCAGTCTATCTGCAGGCGGCCAAAGATGCGGCTTGGCGTGTAATCAGTTCGGGGCGTCATAAACTTGCATCGAACTATCAGAAACTGTGTAGTACGGTTGATATCTCTTCGACGGCTGATGTCAAGCAGGAGATGATCCTCTTCCGGGTTTACGATACCGGTCTTGTGACCCATGCCATCATGTCGGGTAACCGCGAAACGACAGCCCAGGCCTATTCGGCACCCAAGGATCTGATCGATACCTATCTGTGTACGAACGGCCTGCCGATCAATCCGAAGGGAGAAACCAATACGGTCTATCAGGGTGACAAGAGTGCCGAAGCACAGATGAGCAATCGGGATCCGCGCCTTACGGCGACCTTCCGTCCGAAATTCTATGTGCAGTACGAGGAGACCGGCTACGCACATACGGGTTTCAAATGCTGGAAATTCCTCGACGAAGCGACGCAGTACGAGACTACCGGGTCACAGAGTTTTAATATTACCGATGCCCCGATCATCCGTTTGGGCGAGGTGATGCTTAATTATATCGAGGCTGCGGCTGAATTGGAGGACATGGGACTTTATACGGTAACGCAGGACGATGTCGATGCAACGATCAATGCCCTGCGTCAGCGTGCCGGCTATGCTTCGGACCAGCGGCTACCCGACCTAAAGATCATTGGCGGTCTGCCGGCCGTCGAGACGAAGACCTACGACGATGCCGAACGTGACGAGGATGTCCCGCCGTTCATCTGGGAGGTGCGCCGGGAACGCCGGGTGGAACTGGTTTACGAAGGGTTCCGCCTGAACGACCTCAAGCGCTGGCGCAAGATCGATTACACGAATACGGAACTCTATCCCAAGAAGAATCTCGGGGCCTACATTACCAAGACTTCGGCAACCAAGTCGCTCGTACTTGCCGACATCTCTGGAAATGTGATTTCCGATTCCAACGAGCTGGGCAGCGGTTACCTCAAGGTTTCGCAAACTCCCCGCAATGCGACGAACGGTTATGTCCTCGACCGCAACTATTGGGAGTGCCTGCCGATTTACGAAATTGATTACTATGAACGCAACGGCAGCCATCTGGTTCAGAATCCGGGATGGCCGCAGGGTTCGGAATGA
- a CDS encoding TonB-dependent receptor, translated as MLTLCPGIFAQNAKIAVNGRVTDAQGAPVVGASVVVKEHPEIGTVTGSDGKFSIQIPPPSNGKTLIVSFIGFTTQEIALGGKSFVDVRMTEDVQTLDDVVVVGYGVQKRANLTGAVATVDVDKTIGSRPVTDLARGLQGASPGLMVTTSSGNIGQDAEIHIRGIQGSINAEAKPLILLDNVEIDNLMMVNPSDVESISILKDAASASIYGARGTWGVILITTKKGTKGKPTVSYDNSFAWSSPMNTPEIADGALGAEYMLAAYRRTAPNQASFNILGAYYDDLSIERMRQWKQLYGGKNLGDEMVLGRDYEIRGGKPYFYRAWDVDDIFLNDASFQQKHNLSISGGSDKFSYFGSFGVLDQKGLVKITPSPDRFTRFSGTLRLEAKPTKYLTVRGGLMFSNSDKDYPNFRLANAANGANEYWFNIYRYPETYPYGTIDGKPLKNIRTELEQAHMNKNITTMSRFNIGTTLTLAKGWTVDADYTYVANNAHKKTATSPISGINHWADATLTKYETNFFPAEDYVILNSTWTNRNVGKAYSTYSKSFGNHNLKLMAGLDVEYYRTEYQYSKRYGLYDASKPELNLTDSEIQETTGYPSHWSTFGFFGRINYNYKDKYLFEFNIRRDGASKFNRNYKWDTFPSFSLGWVMSSEPFMETFLEKSRISFIKLRASWGQIGNNNLGSFDYLSKITAGKSNWFIGTANSLMFSTPTVAAETLTWEPVETIDVGANVKFFDNSLDIEFDWFRRTTRDMATFGEEVPLSMGASAPARNYGELVTMGWELAVGYNKRFNDNWSVNVQATLSDQTGKITKHANKEVNIKAGGNTCDNYEGKILGEIWGYETDRLFREDDFDGNNGEANPTWYYGLHTPNQDALNTANAFHYGPGDVKYKDLNGDGVVDYGAGTNLDHGDMKVIGNTTPRYIFGLRVGFTYKNLDFSAFMQGVGKRDYWGTGSLFIPAFTMGEAVYQNQVTNYWTPERPNAFYPRPSNPGANNHNGNWQCQTRYLLDMSYARMKNITIGYTLPRKWTSKLHLASARIFVSGENLFTIDNLDITIDPEIQQNSVEGFTDAKSFGRTYPYFRTWSFGVQINL; from the coding sequence ATGCTGACTTTGTGTCCCGGGATCTTCGCCCAAAATGCGAAAATCGCCGTTAATGGACGTGTAACCGATGCACAGGGCGCACCGGTTGTCGGCGCTTCAGTGGTTGTGAAAGAGCATCCGGAGATCGGTACCGTTACGGGCTCCGATGGAAAATTCTCCATCCAAATTCCCCCCCCCTCCAATGGGAAGACGCTCATCGTAAGTTTTATCGGATTTACGACTCAGGAGATCGCTCTCGGTGGAAAGAGCTTTGTGGATGTCAGGATGACGGAAGATGTTCAGACGCTCGATGATGTGGTGGTGGTCGGTTATGGTGTCCAGAAACGGGCCAATTTGACTGGGGCTGTTGCTACCGTCGATGTTGACAAGACCATCGGCTCTCGTCCTGTTACGGACCTTGCCCGCGGTCTGCAGGGTGCTTCGCCGGGGCTGATGGTAACTACTTCGAGTGGTAATATCGGCCAGGATGCCGAAATCCATATTCGAGGTATTCAAGGTTCGATCAATGCCGAAGCCAAACCGCTGATTCTGCTCGACAACGTAGAGATCGACAACCTGATGATGGTCAATCCCTCCGACGTGGAGTCGATCTCCATTCTGAAGGATGCCGCATCGGCTTCGATCTATGGAGCCCGGGGTACCTGGGGTGTGATCCTCATCACAACAAAGAAGGGTACCAAGGGAAAGCCCACGGTCTCCTACGACAACAGTTTTGCCTGGTCGTCGCCCATGAATACGCCGGAAATCGCTGACGGTGCGCTCGGAGCTGAATACATGCTGGCGGCTTATCGCCGCACGGCTCCCAATCAGGCCAGTTTCAATATCCTCGGGGCCTATTACGACGATTTGAGTATCGAGCGGATGCGCCAGTGGAAGCAACTCTACGGCGGCAAAAATCTCGGCGACGAGATGGTGTTGGGCCGTGACTATGAGATCCGCGGCGGCAAACCCTATTTCTACCGGGCATGGGATGTTGACGACATCTTCCTGAATGATGCCTCCTTTCAGCAGAAACACAACCTTTCCATTTCGGGCGGTAGCGACAAATTCTCCTATTTCGGAAGTTTCGGAGTGCTCGACCAGAAGGGTTTGGTGAAGATTACACCTTCGCCGGACCGCTTCACCCGCTTCTCCGGGACGTTGCGCCTTGAAGCCAAACCGACCAAATATCTGACTGTCCGCGGCGGATTGATGTTCTCCAATTCGGATAAGGATTATCCCAATTTCCGGTTGGCCAATGCCGCCAACGGTGCCAACGAGTATTGGTTCAATATCTACCGTTATCCCGAGACCTATCCTTACGGCACGATTGACGGGAAACCGCTGAAGAACATCCGCACCGAACTTGAACAGGCACACATGAACAAGAATATCACCACGATGAGCCGTTTCAATATCGGTACGACGTTGACGCTGGCGAAGGGTTGGACCGTCGACGCCGATTATACGTACGTGGCCAACAATGCGCACAAGAAGACGGCGACCTCGCCTATCAGCGGTATCAACCATTGGGCCGATGCAACGTTGACCAAGTATGAAACCAATTTCTTCCCCGCCGAGGATTATGTGATTCTCAACTCTACATGGACCAACCGGAATGTGGGCAAGGCCTATTCGACCTATTCGAAAAGTTTCGGCAACCATAATCTCAAGTTAATGGCCGGTCTTGATGTTGAATATTACCGCACCGAATACCAGTATTCGAAGCGTTATGGACTCTATGATGCTTCGAAACCCGAACTGAACCTGACGGATTCCGAAATCCAAGAGACGACCGGATACCCCTCCCACTGGAGTACGTTCGGGTTCTTCGGGCGTATCAACTACAACTACAAGGATAAATATCTTTTCGAATTCAATATCCGTCGGGATGGAGCTTCGAAGTTCAACCGGAACTACAAGTGGGATACTTTCCCGTCATTTTCGTTAGGTTGGGTGATGAGTTCCGAACCTTTCATGGAGACGTTCTTGGAGAAGAGCCGGATTTCGTTCATCAAACTGCGTGCTTCGTGGGGCCAGATCGGAAACAACAACCTCGGCAGTTTCGATTACCTCTCGAAGATTACGGCCGGGAAGTCGAACTGGTTTATCGGAACCGCAAACTCGCTGATGTTCTCTACGCCTACTGTTGCGGCCGAAACCCTGACTTGGGAACCCGTAGAGACCATCGACGTCGGTGCCAATGTCAAGTTCTTCGATAACAGCCTTGATATCGAGTTCGACTGGTTCCGCCGGACGACCCGCGATATGGCTACCTTTGGTGAAGAGGTGCCTCTTTCGATGGGAGCATCGGCTCCGGCCCGCAATTACGGCGAACTGGTAACGATGGGTTGGGAACTTGCCGTCGGTTACAACAAGCGTTTCAACGACAATTGGTCGGTCAATGTCCAGGCCACGCTGTCGGATCAGACAGGGAAAATTACCAAACATGCCAACAAGGAGGTCAATATCAAGGCTGGCGGTAATACCTGTGATAATTATGAGGGTAAGATCCTCGGTGAAATCTGGGGGTATGAGACCGACCGTCTGTTCCGTGAGGACGATTTCGACGGGAACAACGGCGAGGCCAACCCCACTTGGTATTACGGGCTTCACACACCCAATCAGGATGCGCTCAATACGGCCAATGCCTTCCACTACGGTCCGGGTGACGTGAAGTATAAGGACCTGAACGGTGACGGCGTAGTTGACTATGGCGCCGGTACGAACCTTGATCACGGAGACATGAAGGTGATCGGTAACACCACGCCGCGCTATATCTTCGGCCTGCGAGTGGGATTTACCTACAAGAATCTCGATTTCAGCGCCTTCATGCAGGGCGTCGGCAAGCGGGACTACTGGGGTACCGGATCGCTCTTCATTCCGGCCTTCACCATGGGCGAGGCTGTCTACCAGAATCAGGTGACGAACTACTGGACCCCCGAACGGCCGAATGCCTTCTATCCGCGGCCTTCGAATCCGGGAGCCAATAACCATAACGGTAACTGGCAGTGCCAGACACGTTATCTGCTCGACATGTCCTATGCGCGCATGAAGAACATCACCATTGGATATACGCTTCCCAGGAAGTGGACCAGCAAACTGCATCTGGCTTCGGCCCGGATCTTTGTAAGCGGTGAGAACCTCTTCACAATCGACAACCTCGATATTACGATCGATCCGGAGATCCAGCAGAACTCCGTGGAGGGATTTACCGATGCCAAGAGTTTCGGACGTACCTATCCTTACTTCAGGACCTGGTCGTTCGGCGTTCAGATCAATTTGTAG
- a CDS encoding AraC family transcriptional regulator produces MTKPAHIRLRREVSNSFIYYKETKPFSTWHYHPEYELVLITQGKGKRIVGDHVGRFENDDLVLVGANIPHEWMCTPDYFEEPDIFKGEGIVIQFVRNFLGEQFMNSPENRALSDFLTRSIMGIEFLGETKRQIIRIMHAMEQMNSGEQLYALFDIFRIFITKPQIRLLTSAAYVSEYPVDIHDPMQRALRFILQNFQHNITIEQLLQETNMSNTAFSQRFKQTHRMTFKEYLQQTRIGYACKLLQEHDLNIAEIAYQSGFENISNFNRQFKKIKGITPTQYQNNLKS; encoded by the coding sequence ATGACAAAACCTGCTCACATCCGCCTTCGCCGCGAGGTATCCAACTCTTTTATTTATTATAAGGAGACCAAACCGTTCTCGACATGGCACTATCACCCTGAATATGAACTCGTTCTCATTACCCAAGGCAAAGGAAAACGAATCGTAGGGGATCATGTGGGACGCTTCGAGAACGATGATTTAGTATTGGTTGGGGCCAATATTCCACACGAATGGATGTGCACGCCGGACTACTTTGAGGAACCCGACATTTTCAAGGGTGAAGGGATTGTCATCCAGTTCGTGCGCAACTTCCTGGGCGAGCAGTTCATGAACAGTCCCGAGAACCGGGCTTTGTCCGATTTTCTGACCCGTTCGATCATGGGCATCGAATTTCTGGGCGAGACCAAGCGTCAGATCATCCGCATCATGCACGCAATGGAGCAGATGAATTCCGGTGAGCAGCTCTATGCGCTCTTCGACATTTTCCGGATCTTCATCACCAAACCGCAGATCCGGCTATTGACGAGTGCGGCCTACGTTTCAGAATATCCGGTGGACATACACGACCCCATGCAACGGGCTCTGCGATTCATCCTGCAAAATTTCCAACACAACATCACGATCGAACAACTCCTCCAGGAGACGAACATGTCCAATACGGCCTTCAGCCAACGATTCAAACAAACACACCGTATGACATTCAAGGAGTATTTGCAACAAACGCGCATCGGTTATGCGTGCAAACTATTGCAGGAGCACGATCTGAACATCGCGGAGATCGCCTATCAATCGGGGTTCGAGAATATTTCAAATTTCAACCGGCAATTCAAAAAAATCAAGGGAATCACTCCGACCCAATATCAGAACAATCTCAAAAGCTGA
- a CDS encoding IS110 family transposase, with the protein MAVNEVQRGIGHEELSDLFATYDAIITALKSEIKKIEAAIKHIINTNPDLKTSFKLTTSLKGVSLIVGTYMIVYICNITKFATWRKFACYCGIAPFSHQSGTSVKGPAQVSPIANKQLKRLLHLAAVSAASHDPELREYYIRRQSEGKSKMSTLNIIRNKIVARAFAIVKRGTPYVNIRQYAA; encoded by the coding sequence ATGGCAGTCAATGAGGTTCAGAGGGGTATCGGACATGAGGAACTGTCTGACCTATTTGCAACGTATGACGCCATAATAACTGCCTTGAAATCGGAAATCAAGAAAATAGAAGCCGCGATCAAGCATATAATTAACACCAACCCAGACCTTAAAACCTCTTTCAAATTGACAACTTCGCTAAAAGGTGTAAGTCTTATCGTGGGGACATACATGATCGTATATATTTGTAACATCACCAAATTCGCAACATGGCGCAAATTTGCCTGCTACTGCGGCATAGCACCGTTCAGCCATCAATCCGGAACCAGCGTCAAAGGCCCTGCGCAAGTAAGTCCTATCGCTAATAAACAACTGAAACGGTTGCTCCATTTAGCGGCGGTAAGTGCGGCTTCGCACGATCCGGAGCTGCGCGAATATTACATCCGCAGGCAGTCGGAAGGAAAATCGAAGATGAGCACGCTCAACATAATCCGCAACAAAATCGTTGCCAGAGCATTCGCCATTGTAAAACGAGGGACTCCGTATGTGAATATCAGACAATATGCAGCTTAA
- a CDS encoding transposase, producing the protein MQSEVHVGIDVSKFTLDVFILEVRSHLRFKNNSNDFPAILQWIEKCTKRQSAFICFEHTAVYSMALAAFLESQHIVFAMVSPLEIKRSMGIVRGKNDVVDSKRIAEYASRFRDKIVVTKLPAKDITKTAFSSHVER; encoded by the coding sequence ATGCAAAGTGAGGTTCATGTAGGAATTGATGTTTCGAAATTCACATTGGATGTATTTATCCTCGAAGTACGGTCGCACCTCAGATTCAAGAACAATTCGAACGATTTTCCGGCCATTCTTCAATGGATAGAGAAATGCACGAAGCGCCAATCCGCTTTTATTTGCTTCGAACATACGGCCGTTTATTCGATGGCTTTGGCTGCATTTCTGGAATCGCAGCATATTGTATTTGCAATGGTTTCGCCTTTGGAAATCAAACGTTCCATGGGTATTGTACGTGGAAAGAATGACGTCGTCGATTCCAAACGCATTGCCGAATACGCTTCCAGATTCCGGGACAAGATCGTCGTGACGAAATTACCGGCCAAAGATATTACAAAGACTGCATTTTCTTCTCACGTTGAGAGATAA
- a CDS encoding IS4 family transposase, whose amino-acid sequence MFQDKYVFSQLTAFLNRTQFNNYVRKYDGNRYVKHFTCWNQMLAMMFGQLSNRESLRDLIVAFEAHRAKQYHLGLGREPIAKTTLATANQNRDYRIFEDFAFYMMKEACEKRTTNILDISGKKYAFDSTTIPLCLATFPWAKFRSKKGGVKAHVLYDIEAQVPAFYTVTTASKHDSTAMSSIHYEPNAYYIFDRAYDSFKELYRIHLTDSFFVVRAKTNLKYKTVKWKRRMPKNIMTDAEVKLTGYLSEKKYPESFRLVRYYDEEDDREFTFLTNAKQLSALDVANLYKKRWLIELFFKWLKQHLKIKKFWGTAENAVRIQISVAIITYCLVAIVQHDMKLKRSTYEVLQILSISLTDKTHLRDLFDKTNFNDVKDLNDPLIPGLFD is encoded by the coding sequence ATGTTCCAAGACAAATACGTATTCTCTCAATTAACCGCTTTTCTGAACAGGACTCAGTTCAACAACTATGTTCGCAAGTATGATGGCAACAGATATGTGAAACATTTTACTTGCTGGAATCAGATGCTCGCGATGATGTTTGGACAACTGAGTAACCGTGAAAGCCTGCGAGACTTAATCGTTGCTTTCGAGGCGCATAGGGCCAAGCAATATCATCTTGGTTTAGGTCGTGAACCGATAGCCAAAACAACTCTTGCGACAGCCAACCAGAACCGTGATTACAGAATCTTCGAAGACTTTGCATTCTATATGATGAAGGAAGCCTGCGAGAAGCGGACGACCAACATCCTTGACATTTCCGGAAAGAAATATGCGTTTGATTCAACAACGATTCCGTTGTGTCTTGCAACATTCCCATGGGCAAAGTTCCGAAGCAAGAAAGGAGGGGTGAAAGCTCATGTCTTATACGACATTGAAGCACAAGTTCCTGCTTTCTATACCGTAACCACTGCTTCAAAGCATGATTCCACAGCAATGTCTTCAATCCATTATGAACCAAATGCTTATTATATATTCGACAGGGCTTATGACTCCTTTAAAGAACTCTATAGGATACATCTTACAGACTCTTTCTTTGTTGTCAGAGCCAAGACAAACTTAAAGTATAAGACAGTCAAATGGAAGCGAAGAATGCCAAAGAACATAATGACAGATGCGGAAGTGAAACTGACCGGATATCTCTCCGAGAAAAAATATCCTGAGTCATTCAGACTCGTCCGATATTACGACGAAGAGGATGACCGTGAGTTCACTTTCTTGACGAATGCAAAACAACTTTCTGCACTGGATGTCGCCAATCTTTATAAGAAAAGATGGTTAATCGAGCTGTTCTTCAAATGGCTCAAGCAGCATCTCAAGATAAAGAAATTCTGGGGCACAGCAGAGAACGCTGTTCGCATACAAATCAGTGTGGCTATTATCACGTACTGTCTTGTGGCTATTGTCCAACATGATATGAAGTTGAAACGTTCAACCTATGAAGTTTTGCAAATTCTCAGCATATCATTGACTGACAAAACCCACTTGCGTGACCTGTTCGACAAGACTAATTTCAATGATGTCAAAGATCTAAATGATCCCCTGATTCCGGGGCTTTTTGATTAA
- a CDS encoding IS4-like element ISBf13 family transposase — protein sequence MKTTDFKDLGKVNQILPMMQEHFGKSMNLARIKFMAFMLHALCVVQTVSLHKLAAAMPTSVERDSNLRRIQRFIAKYALNFDLVAQMIYSLLPVKTGLVLSMDRTNWKFGDFNINILMLGVAYKGIAFPLMFSLLPKKGNSNWKERKAIVERFVRLFGSECIDSLVADREFVGKDWIGWLNRNHIRYYIRIRQNFWLVKPSTGERIRAWWLFNSLKVGQERFYYKLFLHKGEYVYLAGSRIKNSDGVPELQILICFKRPEKGVDTYKRRWEIETAFRAMKSSGFNIEDTHLRDTERIARLLAMVCIALVWAYLVGEHKDENVKPIKTLKHGRKAKSLVKYGLEEISNVLFRPIYVPKFDVFKFLSCT from the coding sequence ATGAAGACAACTGACTTTAAGGACTTGGGCAAAGTTAACCAAATCCTTCCGATGATGCAAGAACATTTTGGGAAATCGATGAATCTGGCCCGCATAAAGTTTATGGCTTTCATGCTCCATGCCCTGTGTGTAGTACAGACCGTAAGCCTCCATAAACTCGCGGCGGCAATGCCAACCTCTGTTGAAAGGGACTCCAACCTTCGCCGCATTCAAAGATTCATAGCCAAGTACGCCCTCAACTTTGACCTTGTGGCGCAGATGATATACTCTCTGCTTCCCGTCAAGACAGGGCTGGTGCTGAGCATGGACCGTACAAACTGGAAGTTCGGTGATTTCAACATCAACATCCTCATGCTCGGCGTGGCATACAAGGGGATTGCATTCCCATTGATGTTCAGCCTTCTGCCTAAGAAAGGGAACTCCAATTGGAAGGAACGCAAGGCAATCGTTGAACGATTTGTCCGGCTGTTCGGCTCCGAATGCATCGACTCTCTTGTTGCCGACCGGGAGTTTGTCGGCAAGGATTGGATCGGTTGGCTCAACCGCAATCATATACGATATTATATCCGGATCCGGCAGAATTTCTGGCTTGTCAAGCCTTCCACAGGGGAAAGAATCCGTGCATGGTGGCTCTTCAATTCCCTGAAAGTGGGGCAGGAAAGATTTTATTACAAGCTTTTCCTGCACAAAGGTGAGTACGTTTATCTTGCCGGAAGCCGAATCAAGAACTCCGACGGTGTGCCTGAACTTCAGATCCTCATCTGCTTCAAACGCCCGGAAAAGGGTGTCGACACTTATAAAAGGCGATGGGAGATCGAGACCGCATTCCGGGCTATGAAATCCTCCGGATTCAATATCGAAGACACGCATTTGCGCGACACAGAGCGGATTGCAAGACTTCTGGCAATGGTTTGTATTGCTCTTGTATGGGCGTATCTCGTTGGGGAACATAAAGATGAAAACGTAAAGCCTATAAAGACATTGAAACATGGACGTAAAGCCAAATCTTTAGTAAAGTACGGCTTGGAGGAAATCTCCAACGTGCTTTTTCGACCAATTTATGTCCCGAAATTTGATGTATTCAAATTTTTGTCATGTACTTAG
- a CDS encoding site-specific integrase has translation MKIKVVLRTGKINKQGRSPLMLRFTHDRTTKFVAMGLSIEPHYWDKDAEMITADCPDRAALQSQIDSTLATFRKKIQRLEALDMEVDFTNLFDQTAKCTPQLVDGYFERQIAAMKQAGKINTAIKYTATRTSLVKFHPSKLRFEEITSNLLGDFETFLRGKGNQSNSIATKFSVLKAVYNKAVADKIFLCKENPFVLYKVGKHWTQTRKRAIHKEDIQRLMQAELPVTRSPYTNFARDIFLFSYFSAGINFKDIATLRYVDMEEDRIFYRRHKTGKTMTCRLHPQAKEIIAKYTRSEAMQEDYIFPILDRHVHRTEQQIHNRVHKVLIHINRELKEWSKRLGLATNLTTYVARHTYATVLKRSGVSVALISESLGHSDLSTTQIYLDSFENSQIDAAMQHLL, from the coding sequence ATGAAAATCAAAGTTGTTTTACGGACAGGTAAAATCAATAAGCAAGGTCGATCCCCGTTGATGCTTCGATTTACCCACGACCGAACCACGAAATTTGTTGCTATGGGGCTATCGATAGAGCCTCACTATTGGGATAAGGATGCTGAAATGATAACGGCAGACTGCCCCGACCGTGCTGCACTGCAAAGCCAGATAGACAGCACATTAGCGACTTTCCGAAAGAAAATCCAGCGGTTGGAGGCATTGGACATGGAGGTTGATTTTACCAACCTATTTGACCAGACCGCAAAATGCACTCCGCAACTGGTGGACGGCTATTTCGAACGACAGATTGCAGCCATGAAACAAGCGGGGAAAATCAATACGGCCATTAAATATACGGCGACCCGTACCTCGCTCGTTAAGTTCCATCCCTCCAAATTACGATTCGAGGAGATTACTTCCAACCTGCTGGGCGATTTCGAAACATTCCTGCGTGGAAAGGGCAACCAATCCAACTCGATAGCCACGAAATTCAGTGTACTGAAAGCCGTTTACAATAAGGCCGTTGCTGACAAGATTTTCCTTTGCAAGGAGAATCCATTCGTGCTCTATAAAGTAGGAAAGCATTGGACGCAGACACGTAAACGAGCCATTCATAAAGAGGATATACAACGATTGATGCAGGCAGAATTACCCGTAACGAGGTCTCCCTATACCAATTTTGCAAGGGATATATTCTTGTTTTCTTACTTTTCGGCTGGAATCAATTTCAAGGATATTGCCACCTTACGCTACGTCGATATGGAAGAGGATCGGATTTTCTATCGCCGTCATAAGACAGGGAAAACGATGACTTGTCGATTGCATCCGCAGGCAAAGGAGATCATTGCCAAGTACACCCGTTCGGAAGCTATGCAGGAGGACTATATCTTTCCTATTCTTGATCGTCATGTGCATCGTACCGAACAGCAGATTCACAATAGGGTGCATAAGGTTCTGATTCATATAAACCGAGAGTTGAAAGAGTGGAGCAAACGGCTGGGACTGGCAACGAACTTGACAACCTACGTTGCCCGCCACACATACGCAACCGTCTTAAAGCGGTCAGGAGTAAGCGTAGCCTTGATTTCCGAATCGCTGGGACACTCTGATCTATCCACGACACAAATCTATTTGGATTCATTCGAGAACTCACAAATCGACGCTGCAATGCAACATCTATTGTAA